The genome window CCCGAGGCGACGGTCGAGATCATGACCTTGGGGATGCCGACCGGCAGGCGGCGCATCGCCGGGGTCGCAAGCGCCGTGCCGCCCGAGCCGCCCGCCGAGATGATGCCGCCGATCCCGCGCTGCCGCTGGATCCAGGCCTCGAAGGCTTCGGCCATGGCGCGCACCGAGGCGCCCCGGTCGCCGCTGAAGACCACGCCCGCCCCGCCGCGATGGTAGGCGGCGACCATGTGCGGCGGCACCTCCGCCGACGAGGGCTTGCCCGAGGTGGAGAGATCGATGCACTTCACCTTGAGGCCTCGCGCCAACAGCCGGTCGCGCAGGAAGCGAAGCTCCTCGCCTTTGGTGTCGAAGGTGCCGGCGACATAGACCTCGTCGCCGCGCAGGCTTTCCAATGGAGTCACCGGCTCCTTGAAGATCGGCTCGGGCTTGACGTCGAAGGGCCGGGCGGGCGCTTCATGCGCCAGGCGCCGGGGCTGCTCCTCTGTGCCCTTGCCTTCCCGCCAGGCGGCGCTCGACCAGCGCGTCGGCGGCACGTAGACCAGGGTCGAGGCGGCCGGCTCGGCCGCCGGCGGCGCCGCGGCCTCGGGCTGCGCGGCGCTCTCGGCCTCGGCCGCCTGCGGCGCCGGCGCGGGCTCGAGTTCGGGCTCGACGTCCGGCAGGTCGAGGTCCTCGTGGGAGTGACGGCCGACGCCGAGCAGCCGCTCCTGCAGGGTGCGGTCCCCGGCGAGCTGCCGCGCCGGCATGACCCGGCTGACCCGGCCGTTGACCATGATCGCGACGTCCTCGGAGATCGAGGTCGCCACCGCGATGTTCTGCTCGATCAGCAGGATCGAGACTTCGCGCTCCTCGGCCAGCGCCGCGAGCAGCGCCTCGACCTGCTCGACCACGACCGGCGCCAGGCCTTCGGTCGGCTCGTCGAGGATGAGGAGGCGGGGATCCGGCAACAGCGCCCGCGAGATGGCGAGCATCTGCTGCTCGCCGCCGGAGAGCTGGCCGGCGCCGCTGCGCCGGCGCTCGTAGAGCCGGGGAAAGGTCTCGTAGATCCGCTCCATGGTCCAGGAGCCGCCGCGGGTCTCCCCCAGCACGAGGTGCTCCTCGACCGTGAGCGAGGGCCAGAGCCGGCGGCCCTGGGGCGTGTAGCTGATGCCCTTGGCGGCGATGCGGTGCGGCGCCAGCCCGGCGATTTCCTCGCCGTAAAAGCGGATGCTGCCGCGGTCCGGCCGGAGCAGACCGGTGATGGCGTTGCACAGCGTCGTCTTGCCCATGCCGTTGCGCCCGACCACCGCGTGCACGCCCTGCTCCAGGGTCAGGTTGACCCCCTGAAGCGCATGGGAGCGGCCGTAGTAGACGTGCAGGTCGCGCACCTGCAGCGCGGTCGCGTGGGCGGGCCGGCGCTCAGGCATGGCCCTGCCCCAGGTAGATTTCCTGCACCTCGGGATCGGTCTCGATCTCCTGGGGCGTGCCTTCCTTCAGGACCCGCCCGTTGTGCATCATGGTCACCCGCTCGGCGACCCGGAGCGCGACGTCCATGTCGTGCTCGATGATGATGTAGCCGATGTGCTCCGGCAGGGACTGCAGGATCTCGACCAGCTCGGTCCGCTCGGTCGGCGAGAGGCCGGCCGCCGGCTCGTCGAACAGGATCAGCCGCGGCGCCCCGGCCAGGGCGAGCGCGATCTCCAGCTGGCGCTGCTGCCCGTGGCTGAGCGTCGCGACCTGGTCGTCGCGCACCTCGTGGAGATGGACCGCCTCGAGCAGGGTCTCGGCCAGGGCCATGGCGCTGTCGTCGCGCGACGGCCGCCTGAGCGCGAAGCGCCGGCGGCTGACCCCGCGGCAGGCGAGATAGATGTTCTCGATCACGCTGAGCCCGTTGAACAGCAGCGAGATCTGATAGGTGCGGCGCAGGCCGCGACGGATCCGCTCGTGGACCGGCAGATCCGTCACGTCCTCGCCGAACAGACGCACGCGACCGGTGGTCGGCGGAAAGTCGCCGGTGATCGCGTTGAACAGCGTGGTCTTGCCCGCGCCGTTCGATCCCAGAACCGCGCGCCGCTCCCCCGCCTCGACGGTCAGGTTGATGTCCGCCAGGGCGACCAGCGCGCCGAAATGGCGGCTGACCGCTTCAAGTTCCAGCGCGTAACGGCCGGCGCCTTGAAGACGCGAAAGCGCATCGGTTCTGGGCATCGCTACCATGCTACTGGCAGGTCGGGTTCGTGCGGCTGACCTGGCCGTACTCGAGGAACTCCTCGTAAGGCACGCCGAGGGTCTGCGTGACCTGGGGGATCACCTTGATGGTCTTGTTGAGCAGGTTCCCGTCCGGACCCTCGGTGACCTCGGTCAGGAAGATGTCGGCGATCGCCTGGCGCCGCTCGTCGAGGCTGACCTTGCCGGTCGGCGTGTCGAAGGACAGGCTCGAGAGCGCTGCGCGGTAGGCCTTGCCGCCGTCGGAGAGATCGCCGTCCACCTCGTTCAGGGCCAGCAGTGCCGCCTTGGTGTTGATGTAGTAGGCGTGGGCGAAGAGCGAGGGCGACGGGAAGCCGTCGGGGAACTGCTTCTTGTAGGCTGCGACGAAGTCGTTCCAGGCGGCGTTGTCCCAGGTGTCCGAGATCGGACCGGCGGAAGGCGTGCCGACCACGAAGCTGCGGGTCCGGCCCTTGGAGCCGAGCACGCTCTGGTCGACCGTGATCGAGCCGCCGACCAGGGGCAGCTCGCCACCGGCCTGCTCGTACTGGGTCAGGAAGTTGACCGCGTCGGCGCCGCCGAGGGCGACGAAGATGGCGTCCACGTCATCGGG of Kiloniellales bacterium contains these proteins:
- a CDS encoding ABC transporter permease yields the protein MPERRPAHATALQVRDLHVYYGRSHALQGVNLTLEQGVHAVVGRNGMGKTTLCNAITGLLRPDRGSIRFYGEEIAGLAPHRIAAKGISYTPQGRRLWPSLTVEEHLVLGETRGGSWTMERIYETFPRLYERRRSGAGQLSGGEQQMLAISRALLPDPRLLILDEPTEGLAPVVVEQVEALLAALAEEREVSILLIEQNIAVATSISEDVAIMVNGRVSRVMPARQLAGDRTLQERLLGVGRHSHEDLDLPDVEPELEPAPAPQAAEAESAAQPEAAAPPAAEPAASTLVYVPPTRWSSAAWREGKGTEEQPRRLAHEAPARPFDVKPEPIFKEPVTPLESLRGDEVYVAGTFDTKGEELRFLRDRLLARGLKVKCIDLSTSGKPSSAEVPPHMVAAYHRGGAGVVFSGDRGASVRAMAEAFEAWIQRQRGIGGIISAGGSGGTALATPAMRRLPVGIPKVMISTVASGDVGQYVGPTDIMMMYSVTDVQGLNRISRRVLSNGANALAGMVLDGAAETAAVAKPGLGLTMFGVTTTAVQQITALLDERYDCLVFHATGTGGRSMEKLADSGLLTAAVDLTTTEVCDMMMGGVFPADEDRFGAFIRTRIPYVGSVGALDMVNFGAPDTVPERYRGRRFVEHNPQVTLMRTTAEENRRMGDWIAGRLNEMTGPVRFLIPEGGVSALDAPGQAFHDPEADRALFDAIAQRFQETANRRLIVTPHQINDPAFATAVVEALDEINPTQRIPRHAAF
- a CDS encoding ABC transporter ATP-binding protein, with the protein product MPRTDALSRLQGAGRYALELEAVSRHFGALVALADINLTVEAGERRAVLGSNGAGKTTLFNAITGDFPPTTGRVRLFGEDVTDLPVHERIRRGLRRTYQISLLFNGLSVIENIYLACRGVSRRRFALRRPSRDDSAMALAETLLEAVHLHEVRDDQVATLSHGQQRQLEIALALAGAPRLILFDEPAAGLSPTERTELVEILQSLPEHIGYIIIEHDMDVALRVAERVTMMHNGRVLKEGTPQEIETDPEVQEIYLGQGHA